The nucleotide sequence CTCTTATTTTTTTAGTTATATTTTCCATCTGGCATCCCTCAACTTTTTATTTGGTCCGAGCTTATAAACATCTTCTAATATATCGTTCATTACAGTTGCAAATTTATTTCCTTCTGCTGCTGAGATCCAATCGACTTTAAAACGTTCTTTTTCGACCCCTACATATTCTGCTAAATTTGTTATAAGGGAAAAACGACGTCTTGTATGATAGTTCCCAGTAGAATAATGGCAGTCTCCCGGGTGACAGCCGGCTATTACTACACCGTCAGCACCATTCTGGAATGCTCTCAGTACAAAATTTATATTTACCCTGCAAGAACATGGAACACGTATAATTTTTATGTTAGCAGGATAGTTTAACCTGCTTGTCCCAGCCAGGTCAGCACCTGCATAACTGCACCAATTGCAGCAAAATGCAACTATTAACGGTTTGAACTCCTCATTTTTATCGATTATATTAGTATTAGTATCTAATGACATATTGCATCCACCTCCGCTAAGATCTGCTTATTTGTAAATCCTTTGAGGTCTATTGCACCAGGCCGGCAGGTAACGGTACATCCTCCACAACCATGACACAGAGCTTCATTTACTTTTGCAACTGTTTTTTTAATTCTTTGTCCATGGTCAACGATCTCTATATTCTCAGAAGAAATAGCATCGTAGGGGCACATCTCGGTACATGCAAGGCATCCGCTGCATATAGATTCATCTACTTTAGATACACAGGGATTATTCACAAGTTTTGATTTATTTAAAAGACCAATAACTTTTGCAGCTGCAGCACTTGACTGAGCTACAGTTTCCGGGATATCTTTAGGTCCCTGACAGGCTCCTGCCAGATATATCCCTGCTGAAGCTGTTTCTACAGGACGAAGTTTTGGATGAGCTTCTGTAAAGAAATTATTTATGTCGGTACTGATATTAAGCTTTCTTTTTAGATCTAAAGCCCCTTCTTTAGCTTTTGTAGCAGCTGCCAGGACAACCATATCAGCATCTATTACAAGGGTTTCACCGCTCATGGTATCTACACCATGAACCATAAGTTTTTTTCCCTCTGGGAAGATCTTTCCAACCATTCCCTTAATATACTGAACCCCGTATTTTTCTACTGCTCTCCTCTGGAATTCATCAAAATTCTTTCCGGGAGTACGTACATCTATATAAAACAC is from Psychrilyobacter piezotolerans and encodes:
- a CDS encoding hydrogenase iron-sulfur subunit, with amino-acid sequence MSLDTNTNIIDKNEEFKPLIVAFCCNWCSYAGADLAGTSRLNYPANIKIIRVPCSCRVNINFVLRAFQNGADGVVIAGCHPGDCHYSTGNYHTRRRFSLITNLAEYVGVEKERFKVDWISAAEGNKFATVMNDILEDVYKLGPNKKLRDARWKI